From the Theobroma cacao cultivar B97-61/B2 chromosome 2, Criollo_cocoa_genome_V2, whole genome shotgun sequence genome, one window contains:
- the LOC18609825 gene encoding DELLA protein GAIP-B, with protein MKRDHHHLQTNPDPSTVGSSSVCGGSTTGKAKMWQEEAAQQDCGMDELLAVLGYKVKTSDMAEVAQKLEQLEEVMCNVQDDGISHLASETVHYNPSDLSTWLESMLSELNPPSTFDPVVTAGPAAAATLDDSFLGPAESSTLTTLDFDNNNQKHQKKGRQLFEEASCSDYDLKAIPGKAIYSQKTQTHDSSSSSTQNNVVKSEKRLKSTSGSHSDIYPPPASSYGIPAESTRPVVLVDSQENGIRLVHALMACAEAVQQNNLNLAEALVKQVGFLASSQAGAMRKVATYFAEALARRIYRLYPQNPLDHSLSDVLHMHFYETCPYLKFAHFTANQAILEAFEGKKRVHVIDFSMNQGMQWPALMQALALRGGGPPTFRLTGIGPPSHDNSDHLQEVGWKLAQLAETIHVEFEYRGFVANSLADLDASMLDLRPSEGEAVAVNSVFELHKLLARPGAIDKVLSVVKQMKPEIVTIVEQEANHNGPVFLDRFTESLHYYSTLFDSLEGSVSSQDKVMSEVYLGKQICNVVACEGVDRVERHEKLAHWRNRLGTAGFASVHLGSNAFKQASMLLALFAGGDGYGVEENNGCLMLGWHSRPLIATSAWKLANKTAATAH; from the coding sequence ATGAAAAGAGACCACCATCATCTCCAAACCAACCCAGACCCATCGACTGTCGGCAGCTCCTCCGTCTGCGGTGGTTCTACAACCGGAAAGGCCAAGATGTGGCAGGAAGAAGCCGCCCAACAAGACTGTGGAATGGATGAGCTTTTGGCGGTTCTTGGGTACAAGGTTAAAACTTCAGACATGGCAGAAGTGGCTCAAAAGCTTGAGCAGTTAGAGGAGGTTATGTGTAATGTTCAAGATGATGGGATTTCACATCTTGCTTCCGAAACCGTTCATTATAATCCTTCCGATCTATCAACTTGGCTCGAAAGCATGCTCTCTGAGCTTAACCCTCCCTCCACTTTTGATCCTGTTGTCACTGCTGGACCGGCTGCGGCGGCTACGTTAGATGATTCGTTTCTTGGTCCGGCTGAGTCTTCGACTTTAACGACGTTGGATTTCGACAACAACAATCAAAAACATCAGAAAAAAGGGCGACAACTCTTTGAGGAAGCTTCGTGTTCAGATTATGATCTCAAAGCAATTCCTGGTAAGGCTATTTATTCTCAAAAAACCCAAACCCATgattcctcttcttcttccactCAAAACAACGTTGTTAAATCCGAAAAGCGCTTGAAATCTACATCCGGGTCGCACTCGGATATCTATCCTCCTCCTGCTTCATCCTATGGAATTCCGGCTGAGTCAACTCGTCCTGTTGTCCTGGTTGACTCACAAGAAAACGGAATCCGGCTGGTCCATGCTTTGATGGCATGTGCAGAAGCTGTCCAGCAAAACAATCTCAATCTCGCCGAAGCGCTGGTAAAACAAGTTGGGTTTTTAGCGAGTTCTCAAGCTGGGGCTATGAGGAAAGTGGCTACGTATTTTGCTGAAGCATTAGCTCGAAGGATTTATAGATTATATCCTCAAAACCCACTCGACCATTCTTTATCAGATGTTCTTCACATGCACTTCTACGAGACTTGCCCTTATCTAAAGTTTGCCCACTTCACAGCTAACCAAGCGATTCTCGAAGCTTTTGAAGGCAAAAAAAGGGTTCACGTCATCGATTTTTCGATGAACCAAGGCATGCAATGGCCTGCTTTGATGCAAGCCTTAGCGTTAAGAGGTGGTGGTCCGCCGACTTTTAGGTTAACTGGGATTGGACCTCCCAGCCATGATAACTCGGATCACTTGCAAGAAGTTGGTTGGAAATTGGCTCAATTAGCTGAAACGATTCACGTTGAGTTTGAATATCGTGGGTTCGTGGCTAATTCTTTGGCCGATTTGGATGCTTCAATGCTTGATCTTAGACCCAGTGAAGGTGAAGCCGTGGCCGTTAACTCCGTTTTTGAGTTACATAAATTATTGGCTCGTCCGGGTGCTATTGACAAAGTTTTATCCGTGGTGAAACAGATGAAGCCTGAGATTGTCACTATAGTTGAGCAAGAAGCGAACCATAACGGTCCGGTTTTCTTAGACCGATTCACTGAGTCGTTACATTATTACTCGACGCTTTTTGACTCGTTGGAGGGGTCGGTGAGTAGTCAGGATAAGGTTATGTCGGAGGTGTACTTGGGGAAACAGATTTGTAATGTGGTGGCCTGTGAAGGGGTGGACCGAGTTGAGAGGCACGAGAAGTTGGCTCACTGGAGAAATCGGTTGGGTACGGCCGGTTTTGCGTCTGTTCATTTGGGCTCTAATGCGTTCAAGCAAGCTAGTATGTTGTTGGCTTTGTTTGCTGGAGGAGATGGGTATGGGGTGGAGGAGAATAATGGGTGTTTGATGCTGGGTTGGCACAGTCGCCCACTCATAGCAACTTCTGCTTGGAAACTCGCCAACAAAACAGCTGCTACTGCCCACTGA